In Erigeron canadensis isolate Cc75 chromosome 7, C_canadensis_v1, whole genome shotgun sequence, one DNA window encodes the following:
- the LOC122608777 gene encoding uncharacterized protein LOC122608777, whose product MYDRERTGVRTPVGSTELFSVEMGLHQGSALSPYLFTLILDELSSGLQEELPWCMIFTDDIALIARSTEELNCRLEKWREVLEDNGLCVSREKTEYLRCDFDKQEIRQNGDEDIRIGERILGPKVSFRNLGSVIHKSGG is encoded by the coding sequence ATGTACGATAGGGAGAGGACCGGTGTTCGAACACCGGTGGGGAGCACAGAGCTTTTCTCGGTAGAAATGGGCCTTCACCAGGGCTCAGCGCTTAGTCCTTACCTTTTTACCTTGATCTTAGACGAGTTGTCTAGTGGCCTACAGGAGGAACTACCGTGGTGCATGATTTTTACAGATGACATTGCACTGATTGCAAGATCGACGGAGGAGCTAAACTGTAGGCTCGAGAAATGGAGAGAAGTCCTTGAAGACAATGGTTTGTGTGTGAGCCGAGAGAAGACTGAATACCTACGATGTGACTTCGATAAACAGGAAATAAGACAAAATGGGGATGAGGATATTCGCATCGGGGAGCGGATATTGGGTCCGAAGGTGTCTTTTAGAAACCTGGGATCGGTGATACACAAATCGGGGGGATAG